Within the Saccharomonospora amisosensis genome, the region GTTCCCGGGTACACGAGAGCGGTGTCGGGAGTGGGCATGTTCGGGCTGGGCGGTGTCCACGTCAGACCGGTTTCGGCGAACAGCAGGTCCCGGTGCCAGCCCCGCATCTTGATCACGTCCAACTCGGCCAGCCGATCTCCGTCAGCGGGCAGGAACTCGCCGTCGAAGTGGTGGGCCAACTCGCCGACCGTCATGCCGTGCTGCTGGACAATCGGCTTCCTGCCGACCCCTGAGCTGTAGGCCGGGTCGAGCATCGGCCCGTATGCCGCGCCTCCCACCGGGTTGGGCCGGTCCAGCACCACGAACGACGCCCCGGTACGGGCCGCCGCCACCATGGCGGTGTACATCGACCAGATGTAGGTGTAGAAGCGTGCCCCTACATCGGCGATGTCGAACACCAAGGTGTCCACGCCTGCTTTCTTGAGCAGCCTCGCCAGCTTCTCGGAGTCGGCGCCGTACACGTCGTACACCGGTACCCCGGTGCGTGGGTCGGTGTAGTCCCCCTCGGAGCCACCCGCTTGCGCGCTGCCGCGGAATCCGTGCTCGGGGCCGAACGCCGCGGCGGGTGCAAGGCCCGCCTCGACCAGTGAGTCGACGATGTGGTCGTGATTGGACAGCACGCCGGTCGGATTGGACAGCACGCCGATCCTGCGCCCGGACAGCTTTCGCCAGCTGTTTGCCGCGAGGATGTCGGCACCCGGGACGACGCTTCCGTGCCGCTTCGGCTCGGGCCGCCCGCCCACGTGTGGGGAAGCAGCCGTCACGGCCGGGCAGGCGAGCGCACCGGCGGCGAGGAAGAGTCTCCTGTTGATGCTCACCAGGTAAGTCCATGGCCGTAGGGGTAAAGGACGGTATCCGGGTCCTGCCCGTGCGGCACGTCCACGGGAAGCTTGCCGCTCGGTGCCCGTTCACCCCGCAGCACCTTCGCCAACGACCGCATTGACACCGCGCGCCAGTCGTAGGTGGTTACCCACGTCGGCGCATCGGCGTAGCCCGCGTCGTAGGGCTCCCGCACCGCCACCGCCACCACGGGCTTCCCTGTGGTGAGCAGACGGTTGACGAGGTCACGCTGACCGGGGTTTCCGCGCAGGTCGTTGGTCAGCACCACCACGACGGCCGCATCGCGAGCCGCACTAACCGCGCGGGTCACCGTCGCCGCGTCCGGATCGGCGCCGGTCGCCAGCGCCTTCGCCGTCGTACCGAGGCTCTGGGCGAGCGCGTGCACGGGCTCGGCCGGATAGCCTGGATACTCGGGTCGGTTCCACCCTGTGACGAGCAGCTGTCCGGAGTCGCGCCCGACCGGTAGCAGGCCCGCCTCGTCGCGGAGCACGGTCGGCGCGCTGTCCGTGACACGCTGGACGCTGTCGAGATTGTGTGGTGTCCCCACCTTGTCGGCCACCGCCCGCTCTTCGACGAACGGCTTCGCGACGATGCCCCGGCTGTGTTTCAGTTCGAGTATGCGTCGCACGCTGGTGTCGATTCGGCTCTCGGTCAGTCGCCCGCCCCGCACCGCGGCGAGCACGCTGTCGATCGCGAGCGGAAGGTCGGGTGGCATCAGCATCTGGTCCACGCCTGCCTCGAGCGCGAGCACCGGGATCTCCGCGTCCGGGTGTAGCTGGCGCACACCCCGCATCCGTAGCGAATCGGTGACGACAACCCCGTCGTAGGCGAGTTCTTCACGAAGCAGCCCTGTCATGATCGGCTTTGACAGCGTGGCAGGCTCGCCCGAAGGGTCGAGGCTCGGAACGGAGATGTGAGCGGTCATGATGGCGTCGACGCCCGCATCGACGGCTGCCCGAAACGGCGGTAGGTCCGCTGCTCGCCACTGCGCCTCGGTGCGGTCGATCCGGGGCAATCCCGTGTGGCTGTCGGTCCCGGCGTCCCCGTGGCCCGGAAAGTGCTTGGCCGCGGCCGACACGGTCTCGGCAGGCGTTCCGTCGTGCTGGTAACCCTCAACCTGGGCGGCCACGAAACGCGCGGCCAGGTCGGGGTTCGAGGAGAACGAACGGGAACCGATGATCGGATTCAACGGGTTGGAGTTGACATCGGCCGTCGGGGCGAAGTTCTGGGTGATGCCCATGGCGCGCAATTCCTTGCCACTGACCGCGGCCATGGTTCGGGCACCGGACACGTCGCGGGTCGCGCCGAGTGCCATGGCACTCGGATACTCGGTGGCGGGTTCGGCGACGCGCGTCACCCTGCCACCTTCCTGGTCGACTGACAGGAGCAACGGGACGTGCTCTCCCGAGGAGAGTGCGGCGCGCTGCAGGCCGTTAGACAGCCTCGCGACCTGCGCCGGGTCCTCCACGTTGTCGGTGCCGGAGTGGTTGAAATAGATGACGCCACCGACTTGATAGCGGCGCACGACCTCGGCGGGCGTTTCGACGCCGTATCGTCGTTGGTTCTCAGGGTGTGCCTCGTGGGCGGATTTGCCCCACACGTCCACGGCGAACAGTTGGCCGACCTTCTCCTCGATGCTCATGCCGCGCAGCGTCCGTTCCACCCAGTCGTCACCCGCCGTTGTTCCGCCGCGGTCCGCAGCCGCGGCCTCATGAGCGGAGATCGCCCGAGGCATGGTGTGGGAAACCGTCATAGCGAGTAGTACGGCGAGTACGACGGCACGACTTCTCCACGGCCGAGCGGTAACGGTGGTCAACAGCAGCCTCCCAGCTGATGCTCCCGTGGATTTCTCACAGGAGCGTGCAGATATTTGGAAAGCTACTGACGTGGCCGGGTGAGGTCAACGATGTTCGCCGTCGGCGGAGGGTTGTGGCGAATGGAGGTTGCCGAGGTTGCCGGAACGAACACCGCGGCGCCCGCCGATCGAGGATCGACGGGCGCCGCCAGCTAGCGCGAACTGTTCGGGCGACCAAGCGTGCAATTCGTGTCGTCGGTTGTTGGGTCTCGGCGCCCGGCGTCCCGATGCGCAGACCCTTGACGACAAGCCTCCCGCGGCGAGCTCCGCGTGGGTACCCGACGTCCGCGCACGGAGGCCTTTCGGGGTGAAGCAGGCTTCTCTTCCGCCTGCTCCCTGGCCGACAAGACGTCCGCACCTTCTTTGTAGCTCAGTGACGGCCATCACTTCAAGGGTGCGACCGGGTGCACCGTTACAGAGTCGGTTTGAACTGCCTTCTCGGTCGCAACCAGGTATTTTGGTCCTAGGTGTGAACCCGGTACGTCGATCGCTCAATCCCTGCGCTTGCGGCGGGACAGTCCGTACAACGTCGCGCCCGCCGCCACGGCACCCATCCCCAGACCCACGGCGACGGCTGTGGCCGACGGTGACGGTAGTCGCGCACGCAACGACACCGGGTTGCTGAACGAGTGCACCGGCCAACCACGTTCGGTGGCGAGCTTTCGCAGGGTTCGGTCCGGGTTGACGACGTGCGGGTTGCCGACGACCTCCAGCAGCGGGAGATCGGTGCTGGAGTCACTGTATGCGTGGCAGGACGCCAGATCGTACCCGTGCTCCGAGGCCAGCTTCCGGGCCGCGATCGCCTTGTACTCGCCGTAGCAGTAGAAATCGAGGTCGCCGGAGTAGCGCCCGTCGACGATGCGCATCCGGCTACCCATGCTGTGAGTGGTGCCGAGCATCTCTGCGATCGGAGTGACAACTTCCTCGCCGGTGGCGGACAGCACGATCACGTCGTGGCCGGACAACTTGTGCTGTTCGATGAGATCGGCCGCCTCCGCGTATACCAGCGGCGCCACCACGTCGTGCAGTGTCTCGTTGACGACCGACCTGACCTGTTCGACATCCCAGCCTGCACACAGTGAGGAGATCTCGGCTCGCAGCCGTTCCGTTCTGTCGGCGTCGGCGCCGGACAGCGCGAAGACCAGCTGTGCGTACGCGCTCTTGAGTGCCGCGCGCCGGTTTATCAGCCCTTGCCGCAGGAACGGCTTGCTGAAGGCGAGAGCACTGGAGGAAGCGATGATCGTCTTGTCGAGATCGAAGAACGCCGCTACGCCGGAGGGGGCGCGGGCTTGGGTTACGTCGCTGTGGTCGGCCACGTCCCCACGATAGGTGATCTAGTTCAGCGATGGCCGCCGCTCGGTGTCGCGAAACGCTATGGATGTTCCGCGCCAGCCAACGCCCGGATGGCGTTACAGTTGAGGGGTCCGGTGTAACTCCGGCCGTTCAGTTCGACCCCCGGAACTGAACACAGGCGGCCCCCGTTCCTCCCCCTGGCGGGGGCCGCCTCCGACTTTCCCGGCACTGGCTGTCCACAAGGGGTGACTTGTCCACAGGCGCCGGTTAGGTCTGTTGTGGCGTCGAGCATCGCCCGCTGATCGTTGTGCTGACCACCGAGCCGCTGGG harbors:
- a CDS encoding exo-beta-N-acetylmuramidase NamZ family protein; this encodes MSINRRLFLAAGALACPAVTAASPHVGGRPEPKRHGSVVPGADILAANSWRKLSGRRIGVLSNPTGVLSNHDHIVDSLVEAGLAPAAAFGPEHGFRGSAQAGGSEGDYTDPRTGVPVYDVYGADSEKLARLLKKAGVDTLVFDIADVGARFYTYIWSMYTAMVAAARTGASFVVLDRPNPVGGAAYGPMLDPAYSSGVGRKPIVQQHGMTVGELAHHFDGEFLPADGDRLAELDVIKMRGWHRDLLFAETGLTWTPPSPNMPTPDTALVYPGTCLFEGTLLSEGRGTTRPFEIVGAPGIDWRWREALESQNLPGAVFREGYFVPTYHKFTGQTCGGVQVTVTRPGSFDAIRTAVAMLVTARRLYPEVFGWREDHFIDKLTGSERFRTMVDAGAGTDEIVESWRDELAKFQRTRRPYLLYR
- a CDS encoding glycoside hydrolase family 3 protein yields the protein MTTVTARPWRSRAVVLAVLLAMTVSHTMPRAISAHEAAAADRGGTTAGDDWVERTLRGMSIEEKVGQLFAVDVWGKSAHEAHPENQRRYGVETPAEVVRRYQVGGVIYFNHSGTDNVEDPAQVARLSNGLQRAALSSGEHVPLLLSVDQEGGRVTRVAEPATEYPSAMALGATRDVSGARTMAAVSGKELRAMGITQNFAPTADVNSNPLNPIIGSRSFSSNPDLAARFVAAQVEGYQHDGTPAETVSAAAKHFPGHGDAGTDSHTGLPRIDRTEAQWRAADLPPFRAAVDAGVDAIMTAHISVPSLDPSGEPATLSKPIMTGLLREELAYDGVVVTDSLRMRGVRQLHPDAEIPVLALEAGVDQMLMPPDLPLAIDSVLAAVRGGRLTESRIDTSVRRILELKHSRGIVAKPFVEERAVADKVGTPHNLDSVQRVTDSAPTVLRDEAGLLPVGRDSGQLLVTGWNRPEYPGYPAEPVHALAQSLGTTAKALATGADPDAATVTRAVSAARDAAVVVVLTNDLRGNPGQRDLVNRLLTTGKPVVAVAVREPYDAGYADAPTWVTTYDWRAVSMRSLAKVLRGERAPSGKLPVDVPHGQDPDTVLYPYGHGLTW
- a CDS encoding HAD-IB family hydrolase, producing MADHSDVTQARAPSGVAAFFDLDKTIIASSSALAFSKPFLRQGLINRRAALKSAYAQLVFALSGADADRTERLRAEISSLCAGWDVEQVRSVVNETLHDVVAPLVYAEAADLIEQHKLSGHDVIVLSATGEEVVTPIAEMLGTTHSMGSRMRIVDGRYSGDLDFYCYGEYKAIAARKLASEHGYDLASCHAYSDSSTDLPLLEVVGNPHVVNPDRTLRKLATERGWPVHSFSNPVSLRARLPSPSATAVAVGLGMGAVAAGATLYGLSRRKRRD